One Bacteroidetes bacterium SB0662_bin_6 DNA window includes the following coding sequences:
- a CDS encoding YtxH domain-containing protein — protein MKHYTLGNIVRAGVWGLIAGVSAGFAVGLLLAPGEGRKLRRRLVYQVETLADRIGSAVEDFSSPEGDSEARRTGNRLVEDAEEEARRIRDEIDALLGDARGASLPSSEEEK, from the coding sequence ATGAAGCACTACACACTGGGTAATATCGTTCGAGCAGGGGTATGGGGCCTGATAGCCGGTGTATCCGCAGGTTTTGCTGTTGGGCTTCTGCTGGCGCCGGGAGAGGGGCGGAAGCTGCGCCGCCGCCTTGTTTATCAAGTGGAAACACTGGCGGATCGGATCGGATCGGCCGTTGAGGACTTCTCCAGCCCGGAAGGCGATAGCGAAGCCCGCCGCACGGGAAATCGACTCGTCGAGGACGCCGAGGAAGAGGCCCGCCGGATCCGGGACGAAATAGACGCACTGCTTGGAGACGCCCGCGGCGCCTCTTTGCCTTCTTCCGAGGAGGAAAAATAA
- a CDS encoding YaaA family protein: MPNFSILLPPSEKSQPGGNPFVPDMFDYRTPNTFNYFNELNPERRKIIGAVQEAIEAGGDLEKLFAVNGEELAQAIELNQEIYDAPLMAALERFSPGVMYEAMDFPGLPTGAQRRLLENGVIFSGFFGLLRPDDLVPDHRLPIESEVPNIGALTDFWRPFVSPALNRTIAGAFVWDMLPDSHLAAWEDDHSYEQIVRVRFYDEKNGSRQESGESLAPLRGKLVNFIVRESLEDLEPLLHWTHPDGYTYDPDGTTENAASKEIKIVFVRRA; the protein is encoded by the coding sequence ATGCCGAACTTTTCGATCCTTCTCCCCCCTTCAGAAAAATCGCAACCGGGGGGTAATCCTTTCGTTCCGGACATGTTCGACTACCGCACGCCGAACACGTTCAACTATTTCAACGAATTGAACCCCGAGCGCCGGAAGATCATCGGCGCCGTACAGGAAGCGATCGAAGCCGGGGGGGATCTCGAAAAACTGTTTGCGGTCAACGGAGAAGAGCTCGCACAAGCCATCGAGTTGAATCAGGAAATCTACGACGCGCCGCTCATGGCTGCGCTGGAGCGCTTCAGCCCGGGCGTGATGTACGAAGCCATGGATTTCCCGGGATTGCCCACGGGCGCGCAACGCCGCCTGCTCGAAAACGGCGTCATTTTCTCCGGATTTTTCGGACTGTTGCGCCCGGACGACCTTGTTCCCGACCACCGGCTGCCCATCGAGTCGGAGGTACCGAATATCGGTGCGCTGACCGATTTCTGGCGCCCCTTCGTCAGCCCCGCCCTCAACCGGACTATCGCCGGGGCGTTCGTATGGGACATGCTGCCCGATTCACACCTTGCCGCCTGGGAAGACGACCACAGCTATGAGCAGATCGTGCGCGTAAGGTTCTACGACGAAAAGAACGGATCGCGGCAGGAATCGGGTGAAAGCCTGGCGCCGCTCAGGGGAAAACTGGTCAATTTCATTGTGCGTGAATCGCTGGAAGATCTGGAGCCGTTGCTGCACTGGACCCACCCGGACGGATATACGTACGACCCGGACGGGACGACGGAAAATGCCGCATCGAAGGAAATAAAGATTGTCTTCGTACGGCGCGCCTGA
- a CDS encoding type III pantothenate kinase encodes MWLTFDIGNSAIKGGAFEGDLLRHAFSLPHDPAGMEARLDAAISRVRDAGHSIDRAGIASVVPDSAACLTRLLKDRGHATVQIRSTMRLPFQLDSTSPDTLGVDRLAAAAAAWFEYGKSSQDGDPRHVIVVDAGSAVTCEVVRRSGVYAGGTIGPGPELALNALHRGTAQLPDVAPEWPRILVGRSTAEAMQSGIMYGFVEGVRGLLRRIRETLQGEAFAVATGGWSYLLAEQAPEVDRADEYLVLRGVRLLMALNDEAETG; translated from the coding sequence ATGTGGCTCACGTTCGACATAGGAAACAGCGCGATCAAGGGGGGCGCGTTCGAGGGAGACCTGCTGCGCCATGCGTTCTCACTGCCGCACGACCCTGCAGGGATGGAAGCCCGGCTGGACGCAGCTATAAGCCGGGTGCGTGATGCCGGACATAGCATAGACCGGGCCGGGATAGCGTCCGTCGTGCCGGATTCCGCCGCATGTCTGACCCGTCTCCTCAAGGATCGAGGCCACGCTACGGTACAAATTCGTTCTACGATGCGGCTGCCGTTCCAACTGGACTCCACCAGCCCGGATACCCTCGGAGTCGATCGTCTTGCCGCCGCTGCCGCCGCCTGGTTCGAATACGGAAAATCGTCGCAGGACGGCGATCCCCGTCACGTGATCGTCGTCGATGCGGGCAGCGCCGTTACCTGCGAGGTCGTGCGTCGGAGCGGCGTCTATGCCGGGGGCACGATCGGTCCCGGCCCGGAACTTGCCCTGAATGCATTGCACCGGGGCACGGCGCAACTTCCCGATGTGGCTCCGGAGTGGCCGCGCATTCTTGTCGGCCGGTCGACGGCGGAAGCCATGCAATCCGGAATCATGTACGGATTCGTGGAGGGCGTACGCGGCCTCCTCCGCCGAATTCGGGAAACACTGCAGGGGGAAGCGTTTGCAGTGGCTACCGGCGGATGGAGTTACCTGCTCGCAGAACAGGCGCCGGAAGTCGATCGGGCAGACGAATATCTGGTGCTGAGAGGCGTGCGCCTTCTCATGGCGCTGAATGATGAGGCGGAGACAGGGTAG
- a CDS encoding biotin--[acetyl-CoA-carboxylase] ligase, whose translation MNARERPMRPMVTSLREITGGPAHEARRLLDTQYAGRQGYIGKEIRAYDTVTSTNDLALDWATAGAPNGAVVYAELQTKGRGRMGRAWSARSGLNLTFSVILRPVLAPDRWNLITIAACVAASEAVDSFTAPVCTQIKWPNDILIDERKCCGMLLESAGAGQASHASRAVILGIGINVNEDTFPTDIEPQATSLLLATGRTIHRAHLLAAVFDRLEQALDRLEEDAVAVGKRYMRRMYNLNAPAELRFAHGSGSVQGIVAGLGETGGLLLATDEGMRTFHAGEVTTG comes from the coding sequence ATGAATGCCCGGGAAAGACCGATGCGCCCCATGGTCACGTCTCTGCGAGAGATAACGGGCGGCCCTGCTCATGAGGCCCGCCGTCTGCTCGATACGCAGTACGCCGGCCGGCAAGGCTATATCGGGAAGGAAATCCGGGCGTACGATACCGTGACTTCCACGAACGATCTTGCTCTGGACTGGGCGACGGCGGGAGCGCCGAACGGGGCGGTCGTGTACGCGGAGCTCCAGACGAAAGGGCGGGGACGCATGGGGCGCGCGTGGTCGGCGCGCAGCGGTCTCAATCTGACCTTTTCCGTGATCCTGCGTCCGGTGCTGGCGCCTGATCGCTGGAACCTCATTACGATAGCTGCCTGCGTGGCGGCGTCGGAAGCCGTCGACAGCTTTACGGCGCCCGTATGCACGCAGATAAAATGGCCCAACGATATCCTGATCGACGAGCGGAAATGCTGCGGGATGTTACTTGAATCCGCCGGAGCGGGACAGGCTTCCCATGCATCCCGCGCGGTCATTCTCGGCATCGGCATAAACGTCAACGAGGACACGTTCCCGACCGATATCGAACCACAGGCTACATCGCTTTTGCTGGCCACCGGGCGCACGATTCACCGCGCTCATCTGCTCGCCGCCGTATTCGATCGCCTCGAACAAGCGCTTGACCGCCTCGAAGAAGATGCCGTCGCCGTGGGGAAGCGGTACATGCGCCGTATGTATAACCTGAATGCTCCGGCGGAACTCCGTTTTGCGCACGGAAGCGGTTCTGTGCAGGGCATTGTAGCAGGACTGGGGGAGACCGGCGGTCTTCTGCTCGCCACCGACGAGGGTATGCGGACCTTTCATGCCGGCGAAGTGACCACGGGATAG